The stretch of DNA GGAACCGGGTGGAGTCAGGGTACTGGGCCAGGTCGTTGTAGGGGGCGATGCGGTGCTGGGCATCGATGCGCAGGCCCCAGGGCAGGGTCGTGGGCGGGCCGTAGAGTTCCTGGTTGATGAAGTTGCCCCAGCGGCCAATGGCCTGAGCCAGGGGTAGCCCCAGAGCAATGCCGTCGAGGTAGGGCAGCGGGTTGAGCTTGCGAAGGCGAGCAAAGAGGAAGAGGGCGATCGCCCCAAAGATAAAGCCACCAAAAATGTGAATGCCGCCGCCCCAGATCTGCAAAATCTGGCCCGGATTTTCGAGGTAATAGCCCAGCCCTTCTGGCCCACGCGGCGACTGAATAAACACGTAGTACAGCCGCGCCCCAATGAACCCCGGAATCAATATCCAGAACAGCATGTCCCAGAGGTTGTCGGGGTCTTCGCCCTGACGGGCCACGTAGCGTCCGGCCACCGTCGCCGCTGTGAGAATCGCCGCCAGCATCAGCAGCCCGTACCAGCGCAGGGCAAACGGGCCAAGCTCAAAGATGATGGGGGAGACGGGAGGATACATGGAGTGGATGGGGGTATGCGGGTGGATGACAGGAGAGGTCTATTGCGGCAAAAACTCTCGGTCTAGGGTTTCTTCGGGTGTAAACGGGCTGGTCTCAGGAAAAACCTCTAGATCTAGCCCCGTTTCGGTAGCCGCTAGATCCCTGGCCTCGGCGTAGCATTCGGCAAAATTTTGCGTCAAATATGCTCTGAGACTGGGACTGCTCTTAAGTGCTTCCTGAAGCCGACGACGGTGTTCTTTGAGGGTAAATCGCCAGCTATTGGAGCGTTTTTGAGGCTGATAAGCGTATTTCAAAAGATGCATCAGCACCACAATTAGATTGCTGATCAAAGCTCGCTTTTCACTGCGCCCCATGTCGCCCAGTTCTTCCAATAGGTTAGGCAAATCGAGTTCTGTAAACCGTTGTTCTGCCAGCCGTTGATAGGTCATCTCTAGCCAGAGCACATAATCTTGGTCATACAGTTCGCTAAGCTTCGATGGCTTCTGCTTTAAACCCATGGCGAATGTCCTCGAGAATGCGCTTTAGCTGCTGAATAGGGCTACAACTCATATTCCCCCATAAATATAGCGATGGCCATTGCGCTTAGGACATTGGCCTCTTCTAAAGGTAAAAACTGGGGTGGCGCGATGGCTATACGCCATCGCTTCAGGGGCATGGGTCATGTCCTAACCGTTCTGGCGATGGCCATACAAAGTCCGCATCCGTTAGCGATAATCCGTTGGCGATTAACGATACGACCCTCAAAGCTTATCTCTGGGCTCATCACAAATTAATCTTCCAAATAGCCCAGGTCTTCCAGGCGGCGACGAACTTCGGGGTCGTCGTAGTCGGTGGCGCGGGTGGCGGCGGCCTGGGCCAGGGATTGGTCTGAGCGATCGGCGAAGGCTTGCAGGCAGTCTTGCAGCACCTCCACATTTTCGGGCAGGATGGCGCTGAGGTCGAGGGCCTCGGTGGGGTCTTCGAGGACGTCGTAGAGTTCGGCGACTGAGCCTTCGGTTTCGATCAGCTTGTGCTGGCCCATCCAGACGGCGCGACGGACGCGATCGCACCCCATTTCCTTCACCAGCTCCGGCTGGCGCTTCTGCATCAGGTTGACCACATTCTGCGGCGGAATGGCCTCGGCAAAGACGTAGTCCCGCTGGGGCGCATCCTGGCTGTGGGCCAGATCTAGGGCCAGCTCCCTCTCGTTGGCGATGCCTGCGGCGGCCAGCACCGTGTGAAACAGGCGACGGGTGGAAACGACGGCATCCACCACTGAACCCTGCTCTAGCCGATTTTGCGGGTCGCGGATGATCAGCGGCACCCGCACCAGTTCATTGTAGATTGAGAGGCTGTGGCCCATGTACTGCTTTTCGCCCAGGTGCTCGCCGTGGTCGGCGCAAATGATCACCAGGGTGTTGTCGAGCTGACCGGAGACTTTCAGGCGATCGAAGAACTGCCCCAGCAGCGCATCCTGGTAGGCCACCTCAGCGTCGTACATGCCGTCGAGGGTTTGCTTTTGGTGATCGTCCAGCGCGCCCGTCAGCGGGGCCAGCCAGCCATAGACATCGCCGTTGAACCGTTGCAGAAAGGTCTGGGCCTTGCGATCGGCCAGCACGTGGGGGGCAAATTGCTCGATGTAGCGGCGAGGCGGGTGGTAGGGCATGTGGGTGCCCATCAGGTTCACAAAGGCAAAGACGGGCTGCTCAGCCTGTACCCCAGTCCGTTTGATCAGCAGGTTGGCGGTGTCTTCTAGCGACTTTTGTGTGTTGCCCTTAAAGCTCAGCGCCGTCTGCCACAGGGGCACCATCAGCGGCGTAAAACTGAGCGCCAAGAGCGCATCCGATCGCGCAAACGCATCTTGCACTCGGTTGAGGAACGTTGCGATCTTGCCCTTGAACCACTGGCGGTAGCGGCTGATCAGGCCAGGATGGCTGCCCGCCTGGTTCGGTCGAGAAGTCAAGAGCCCGCTGTAGTTGAGAAAGCTGGTGAAGCCGCGCCGCAACCCGTTGTTGATGACGCCGACCAGGGGGTTGTTGCAGAACCCGGCAGTGTAATAGCCGCTGGCCTCCAGGCGCTCGGCCAGGGTCGGCAAATCCTTGGGCAGCACAGAATAGGACTGCACCATAGTGTGTTCGGAGGGGTAGAGCCCGGTGAACATGGAAGCGTGGGAGGGCACCGTCCACTGGGCTGCTGAGACCGCCTGGGCGAAGCGGGTGGAATCGGCTGCGATCGCGTCCAAATTTGGCGAGGTCGGCTTGTCGTAGCCGTAGCAGGAGAGGCGATCGGCACGCTGAGTGTCGAGCACAAGAAAGAGAATATCGGGGCGTGCAGCCATGGGGTTTAGCCAACGAGTCGATGGGAGCCAGGTTCCATCGTAAACAGAAGCGTTCTCAATTGTCTTAACCAGGGGTTAGAGATTCTATCTGTGGAGAGACTTTTGCCCATCGCAAGCTGAGCCAGTGGGGGGCGATCGCCACAACCTCGCTCAGCTCGGCAACAGCAGCTTCACCAAAAATGCCGCCGCATTGATAATCAGGGCCACTGTGGCCGAGATCAGGAGCGCAAAGGCGAGCTGTACCACCCAGCGCATGCCCTTTTCATAGGTATCCAGGCGATCGTTAAATCGCCCAATATCATCCGTCAGCTTGTCGATTGCTAAGGCATTTTTATCAATGGCTGCGGCACTTTTTTCGACTAGCGCTTCAATGCGATCGAGGCGATCATTGCTGGTGGTCATAGCACAGCAGGAGCTACCCTTCCATTATCACCCAGGCGTAGGGTGGGCAGTGCCCACCGTTAACCCTGGCCACAGTTCCATAGATCTATAGATCTGTAGTCGGTTGGCTGTGGCCTATTATTGGCGGGCAGAACTATAACAACCCTTGCTGTGGGTGTTGGGTGCTGGGTGCCAGGTGTCAGGAATGGTTGGCCAACTTACGCCGCGGATTACTAAGAATTTATCTGCTAACCGCAGGGTTGATGGTGGGCTATACCCACCCTACGCCAAGCTACACCAAGACTGTTTAGGCGGCCAGAATTTTGTCGTCCAAGGCGAAATCAACCTCGGCCTTGTCATGGCCAGAGGCCAGGTAGTCGTTCTGGAACGAATCCTTGAGCCCGGTGACCAGGTCGTAGGTGGGTGCCCAGCCCAGTTCCGCCTGAGCTTTGTCTGTTGCCGTGAAGAAGTGCTGCACCCGCATCGGAAACGCCTTGGCCTTGCCAAAGTCAAAGGCTTTGGGGTCGTAGTGGACAATTTTGAGTGCATCGGGATCTCTCCCAGCCGCAGTGGCGCAGGCCCGGGCCAGCCCGTCGAAGGTGACCGCCTTTTCGCCGGAAATATTGTAGATCTGGCCGATCGCGGTTTCGTTGCCCAGCACCGCCGCCATCGCCGCCGCCAGATCCTGCACGTGGCCGAGCTGGGTAAGGTGCATGCCGTTGCCGGGAATGGGCACGGGGCGATCGCGCACCACCCGGTCAAAGAACCACTGCTCCAGCGGGTTGTAGTTCTGCGGGCCGTAGATGTAGACCGGGCGCACCGAGGTAAACGGCACCCCTTGCTCTTGCAGGTAGGCCTCGGTTTCAAACTTGCCCTTGTGGCGGCTCTTGGGATCCACCGCATCCCCTTCGATGTGGGGCATCTGGTCAGACTTGAGGTACACCCCGGCGGAGCTGACGTAGACAAAGTGCTGGAGCTGGCCGCCGAAGATTTCAATCAAGGGCTGGGTATCGCTCAGCTCGCGCCCGTTGTTGTCAAAGATGGCGTCGAAGCGTTCGCCTGCGAGCTGGGTTTTGAGATTGTCGGCATCGGTGCGATCGCCCACAATGGTTGGCACCCCAGCGACCGGGGCAGGCCGGTTGCCCCGGTTAAACAGCACGACCTCGTGACCCTGCTCAATCAACAGCTTGGTAAGATAGACCCCAATAAACCGGGTGCCACCCATAACCAGTACGCGCATAGCCATCTCCTTTCTGCTAACCAGCGGCCCGCAGGAATTGCGAGCAGGCCCACTGAACTTAATGTATGTATATTAAGCCGCGCTGATCCCCTCTATTCTCTTGAAGAATCAAGGGATTTGGCCGTAATTTGTCCCTAACGGCGTTAAGCAAAACGGTAGATAACCGCCCAGGCCTTACGCTACGGGGGGAAGCCGCCTAAAATGTTATGAGTTGAGCACCGGCCTCAGCACCCTACGCGAGATAGCCTCTACATGCGTGAGCTGGACAACGCCTATCGAATTCTGGAGCTAGAGCCTGGTGCATCCCTGGAGGATATCAACCAGGCCTACAAGGATCTAGTGTTTGTCTGGCACCCCGACCGCATTCCCCAGGACAACGAGCGACTGTACCAAAAGGCCCAGGACAAAATTAAGGCGCTCAACCAGGCGCGGGACTTGCTGCGATCGCACAGTCGCAGTGGCCGCAGTAGCACCAGCTCGGCCAGCCGCTACGGTACCGCCAGCAGCGGCTATCGGGCCTCTACCGCCAGCTACGGCACCAGCGACTAT from Leptolyngbya sp. KIOST-1 encodes:
- the lgt gene encoding prolipoprotein diacylglyceryl transferase yields the protein MYPPVSPIIFELGPFALRWYGLLMLAAILTAATVAGRYVARQGEDPDNLWDMLFWILIPGFIGARLYYVFIQSPRGPEGLGYYLENPGQILQIWGGGIHIFGGFIFGAIALFLFARLRKLNPLPYLDGIALGLPLAQAIGRWGNFINQELYGPPTTLPWGLRIDAQHRIAPYNDLAQYPDSTRFHPLFLYESLWNFLGFAVLFWVSRRFERQLKPGDLALGYLIWYPLGRFFIEFLRTDSWFFPGTPFNAVHILSAGAIAIAAFTLYRRHRRAVT
- a CDS encoding NAD-dependent epimerase/dehydratase family protein, translated to MRVLVMGGTRFIGVYLTKLLIEQGHEVVLFNRGNRPAPVAGVPTIVGDRTDADNLKTQLAGERFDAIFDNNGRELSDTQPLIEIFGGQLQHFVYVSSAGVYLKSDQMPHIEGDAVDPKSRHKGKFETEAYLQEQGVPFTSVRPVYIYGPQNYNPLEQWFFDRVVRDRPVPIPGNGMHLTQLGHVQDLAAAMAAVLGNETAIGQIYNISGEKAVTFDGLARACATAAGRDPDALKIVHYDPKAFDFGKAKAFPMRVQHFFTATDKAQAELGWAPTYDLVTGLKDSFQNDYLASGHDKAEVDFALDDKILAA
- a CDS encoding sulfatase; its protein translation is MAARPDILFLVLDTQRADRLSCYGYDKPTSPNLDAIAADSTRFAQAVSAAQWTVPSHASMFTGLYPSEHTMVQSYSVLPKDLPTLAERLEASGYYTAGFCNNPLVGVINNGLRRGFTSFLNYSGLLTSRPNQAGSHPGLISRYRQWFKGKIATFLNRVQDAFARSDALLALSFTPLMVPLWQTALSFKGNTQKSLEDTANLLIKRTGVQAEQPVFAFVNLMGTHMPYHPPRRYIEQFAPHVLADRKAQTFLQRFNGDVYGWLAPLTGALDDHQKQTLDGMYDAEVAYQDALLGQFFDRLKVSGQLDNTLVIICADHGEHLGEKQYMGHSLSIYNELVRVPLIIRDPQNRLEQGSVVDAVVSTRRLFHTVLAAAGIANERELALDLAHSQDAPQRDYVFAEAIPPQNVVNLMQKRQPELVKEMGCDRVRRAVWMGQHKLIETEGSVAELYDVLEDPTEALDLSAILPENVEVLQDCLQAFADRSDQSLAQAAATRATDYDDPEVRRRLEDLGYLED
- a CDS encoding DUF29 domain-containing protein → MGLKQKPSKLSELYDQDYVLWLEMTYQRLAEQRFTELDLPNLLEELGDMGRSEKRALISNLIVVLMHLLKYAYQPQKRSNSWRFTLKEHRRRLQEALKSSPSLRAYLTQNFAECYAEARDLAATETGLDLEVFPETSPFTPEETLDREFLPQ